A genomic segment from Vicugna pacos chromosome 17, VicPac4, whole genome shotgun sequence encodes:
- the PRSS45P gene encoding serine protease 45, with amino-acid sequence MAASLSRVSVAPAASRPSGPSCRLLFLPQLLLLISGYKGDNTKPACGKPWWSENLDVTRHWPWEVSLRVEDEHVCGGALIDLSWVVTAAHCIQSTKEYSVILGTSKLKPKDAMKALSIPVKDIILHPKYWGRTFIMGDVALLQLHTPAVFSKYVQPICLPEPSYNLKVGTQCWVTGWGQVKRRFSANSTLMPELREAEVFIMDNKRCDRIYRKNSLVPRIVPLVLGDMICATNYGENMCYGDSGGPLACEVEGRWILAGVLSWEKACAKVRNPDVYTRVTKYSKWIKKQISNGVLSGPRTSPWLLLLSWLLQPLMDP; translated from the exons ATGGCCGCCTCGCTGTCCCGCGTCAGCGTGGCGCCTGCAGCCTCGAGGCCCTCGGGCCCGAGCTGCCGCCTCCTGTTCCTGccgcagctgctgctgctgatctCAG GTTACAAAGGAGACAACACCAAACCAG CTTGTGGCAAACCCTGGTGGTCGGAGAATTTGGACGTGACCCGCCATTGGCCCTGGGAAGTAAGCCTCCGAGTAGAAGATGAGCACGTGTGTGGAGGGGCCCTCATCGACCTCAGCTGGGTGGTGACTGCCGCCCACTGCATCCAAAG CACCAAAGAGTACTCAGTGATTCTCGGCACCTCCAAGCTGAAGCCCAAGGACGCCATGAAGGCCCTCTCAATCCCCGTGAAGGACATCATTTTGCACCCCAAGTACTGGGGCCGGACCTTCATCATGGGCGATGTTGCCcttctccagcttcacactcCTGCCGTCTTCAGCAAGTACGTGCAGCCCATCTGCCTCCCGGAACCCAGCTACAACTTGAAGGTTGGAACACAGTGCTGGGTGACTGGCTGGGGCCAGGTTAAACGGCGCTTCTCAG CCAACTCCACGCTGATGCCAGAGCTGCGAGAGGCTGAGGTGTTTATCATGGACAACAAGAGATGTGATCGGATTTACCGCAAGAATTCCCTCGTCCCCCGAATTGTCCCCCTTGTGCTAGGGGACATGATCTGTGCCACCAATTATGGAGAAAACATGTGCTAT GGGGATTCTGGGGGTCCACTGGCTTGCGAAGTCGAGGGCAGATGGATTCTGGCTGGGGTGTTGTCCTGGGAAAAGGCCTGCGCCAAAGTACGTAATCCAGATGTGTACACCCGTGTCACCAAATACAGCAAGTGGATCAAGAAGCAAATAAGCAACGGGGTTCTCTCTGGACCCCGCACCTCTCCCTGGCTCCTACTCCTGTCTTGGCTGCTGCAGCCCCTAATGGACCCCTGA